Genomic DNA from Nonomuraea rubra:
GCAGCGGCTGCCCCGGCTGGTCGAGCGGCTGCGCCGCGGCGACGACGTGGACCCGGCCACCGAGGCGCCCGGCCTCGACCGGGCCGAGACCGCCGAGGTGGACCGCGTGGTGCACGCGTTCTCCGCGGTACGCCGCACCGCCGTCGAGGCCGCGGTCGGCCAGGCGGCCCTGCGCAAGGGCGTCGGCCAGGTCTTCCTCAACCTGGCCCGGCGCAACCAGGCGCTGCTGCACCGCCAGCTCTCGCTGCTGGACACCATGGAGCGGCGGGTGGACGAGCCCGAGGTCCTGGAGGACCTGTTCAAGCTCGACCACCTGACCACCCGCATGCGCCGGCACGCCGAGAACCTGATCATCCTGTCCGGTTCCTCCCCGGCGCGCCGCTGGCGCGACCCGGTGCCGCTGTTCGACGTGGTGCGGGCCGCGGTGCTGGAGGTCGAGGACTACACCCGCGTGACCGTCGCGCCGATGCCGAACGCCCCGCTACTGGTCGGCGCCGCGGTCACCGACGTGATCCACCTGGTCGCCGAGCTGGTGGAGAACGCCACCGTGTTCTCCCCGCCCAACACGACCGTGCAGGTACGCGGCGTGACGGCGGCCAACGGGATGGCGCTGGAGGTCGAGGACCGCGGCCTGGGCCTGAACGACGCCACCCTGCGCGACCTCAACGACCGGCTGGCCGAGGTGCCCGAGTTCGACCTGGCCGACAGCGACCGGCTCGGGCTGTTCGTGGTGTCGCGGCTCGCGGCGCGGCACGGGATCAAGATCGTGCTGCGGCGGTCGCCGTACGACGGGACGACCGCGATCGTGCTGCTGCCCGCGAGCCTGCTGGCCGAGGCGGAGCCGCTGGCCCTCACCGCGGGACCGGCCGCGACCACCGGGCAGACCACCGGGCAGACCGCCGTGCAGGCCACCGGGCCTGACGCCGTCAACGGCCGCGCGACCCGGCCCGTACGCGGCACCTGGTTCGAGCCCGGCCCCGCACAGAACAGGACGGACTCCGTGCCCGAGCCCTCACAGGCGCTCCCGCCGGAAGGCGGCCCGGCGCCGCTGGCCGGAACGCCGCTGAGCGGTCACCCGGACCTGGAGCCGATGATCGGGCTCGGGAACGGCTCCGCCCCCTTCACGACCTCCGGCCCGCCCGCGGGCTGGAGCGTCACCGTGCCGCCCCAGGAGGCGGACGAGGATCTCGACGGGCTGCCGATGCGGATCCCGCAGGCCAGCCTCGCTCCCCAGCTGCGCGTCGACGCGCGGCCGGAGCGGCGCGGCACAGGCGAACGCTCGCCCGAAGAGCTTGCACAGCTCATGTCGTCCATGCAACGCGGCTGGCAGGAAGGACGCCAGCAGGCGAAGCAGGAGCCCGACATGTGGAATCGAAAGGACGACCAACCCGATGCCTGACCCCAGAAGCGAACTGAGCTGGCTGCTCGACGACCTCATCCAGCGCGTGCCCGGCATCCGGCATGCCATCGTGCTGTCCGCCGACGGGCTGTCCATGGGCAGCTCCCGCGGCCTGACCAGGGAGGACGCCGAGCACCTGTCCGCCATCTCCGCCGGCTCCCACAGCCTCGCCATGGGAGCGGGACGGCACTTCGGGCTGGGCGGCGTACGGCAGACGATCATCGAGATGGAGGAGGGCTTCCTCTTCGTCACCGCCGCGGGGCAGGGGGCGCGGCTGGCCGTGCTGGCCACGGCCGACGCCGAGCTGGGCATGGTCACGTACGAGATGGCGCTCATGGTCAAGCGGGTCGGCGAGCACCTGTCCGCGCATCCGAGGGGAGCGGCACCGGCACCCGCCTGGAACGGCGCGAGACCGTGACAGGGGAGGATCCCGGGCCGCTGATCCGGCTGTACGGGCTGACCGGGGGCCGGGCGCGCCCGCAGGGCGAGTCGTTCGACCTGGTGGCGATCGTCGCGACGGTCACCGACTTCCCCCAGTCCGGGGACCTGCTCCCCGAGCATCGTGCCGTGCTGTCGCTGTGCCGCAGGCCCACCCCGGTGGCGGACGTCGCGGCCCACCTCAGGCTGCCGATCAACATCACCCGCGTGATCCTCGGCGATCTGCGGCGGGACGGCCTGGTCAGCATCGAGCGCCCGCGCCCCGTCGCGCAGACGATCGACGAACGCATCTACAGGGAAGTGCTGGATGGGCTACGCAGTCTCTGAGCCTGGTACGACCAGGGCTCCTTCGGCCCTGGCCATCAAGATCCTCATCGCGGGCGGCTTCGGGGTCGGCAAGACGACCATGGTCGGCACGATCAGCGAGATCCGGCCGCTGCACACCGAGGAGTTGCTGAGCGACCGCGGCATCGGGGTGGACGACACCTCGGGCGTGGAGTCCAAGACCACCACGACCGTGGCGCTGGACTTCGGCCGCATCACCATCCGCGACGGGTTGTGGCTGTACCTGTTCGGCACGCCCGGGCAGGACCGGTTCTGGTTCATGTGGGACGAGCTGGCCCTGGGAGCGCTCGGGGCCGTCGTGCTCGCCGACACGCGCCGGTTGCAGGACTGCTTCCCGGCGGTGGACTACTTCGAGCAGCGCGGGATCCCGTTCGTGGTGGGGGTGAACTGCTTCGACGGCGCCCGCCGGTACGAGCCGGGCAAGGTGCGGCGGGCGCTCGGGCTGAGCGAGCACATCCCGATCGTGCTGTGCGACGTGCGGCGGCGCGCGTCGGTGAAGGAGGTGCTCACCACGCTGGTCACGTACGCGGTCAAGGGACTCTGACCGGCGCGGCCTCATCTCCCGAAGCCAGGGCGGCCTCGCGCAGCGCCTCTGCCAGGCGGGCGGCGGCCTCGGTCATCGGGCCCGGCATCCTGGCGAGCAGGAGGCGGCGCTGCTCCTGGGGGCCGCCGCGTACCGGGAGGACGCGCACGCCCGGCGGCACGACGGATTCCAGCATGGCTGGCACGGTGGTCAGGCCGCAGCCGGCGGCCACCAGGGCGAGCTTGGCCAGCCAGTCGCGCGCGGAGTGCGCGATCTCGGGACGCTCGTCGAGGCCGGGCCAGGCGCCCATGCCCGTGCTGTCGCCCGCTCCCCCGGCCGCGGCGCTGCCCGGGCCGGCGATCCAGCGCTGCCCGTGCAGGTCGGCGACGTCGAGGTAGTCGCCGCGGGCGAGCGGATGGCCGGCCGGCACGGCCACGCGCAGGCCGCGCTCGCTGAGGGTCAGCACCTCCAGCGCCGGCGTCTCGGTGTCGGGCGGCCGGAACGGCGGGGCCGAGCCGAGCAGCGCGAGCTCCAGCGTGCCGGCGCGCAACGCGCGGACCAGCACCGGCGTGGGGCCCTCGCGGGTGTTCACGGTGATGGCGGGGTGCGTGGCGCGAAGGGCGGCCAGCGCCCGGGGCACGAGGTCGGCGCCCGCGCTGGCGAACCAGCCGAGCCGTACCGTGCCGGGCTCGTCGGGCAGCCCGGCCAGCTCGCGCGCGCCCGCGTCCACCTGCTGGACGACGGCGGCGGCGCGGCGCAGCACGATCCGGCCTGCCGGGGTGAGCCGGACGCCGTCGTGCCGCCGATCCAGGAGGGCGGCGCCGGCCGCGCGTTCGAGTGCGGCGATCTGGCGGGAGACGGCCGACTGCGTGTAGCCGAGCGCGGTGGCGGCGGCGGTGAGCGTGCCCCGCTCGGCCACCTCGCGGAAGACCCGGAGCGCGGTGAGCGAGGCGTCGGTGAGAGCCATGACGATTACGCATACCACAGATGAGGAACTCTCGTTGGACGCATGACCTACGGCATTCCTACCCTCGTCCCCATGACGAATCCTCGTGTAGCCCTCGTGACCGGTGCGACCCAGGGACTCGGCCTGGCCCTGGTGGAGGGCCTGGCCAGGCGGCTGGGCCCGGCCGGCACCGTCTACCTGACCGGCCGCGACGCCGGGCGCGTGGCCGGCGCCGTGGCGGGCATGCCGCAGACGGGCGCCCGCGTACTTGGTGAGCTGCTGGACGTCGCCGACCCGGACGCCGCCGCCCGCCTCGCCGGCGTGATCGGCGAGCGCCACGGCGGCGTGGACCTCGTGTTCGGCAACGCCGTGATGCGGGTCGGGCCCGATGACGACCCGCGGGCGGTGATGGACGAGTACACCCAGGTGAACAACTTCGGCACCACCCGGCTGATGCGCGCGTTCGTGCCGCTGCTGCGCGACGGCGGGCGGTTCCTGGTGGTGGCCAGCTCGCTGGGCACGCTGCACCACCTGGCGCCCGTGCTGCACGGCCGCTTCGACCGGGCGGCGTCGCTGGACGAGGTGGACAAGCAGGTGGCGGCCTGGCGCGACGCGGTCGAGGACGGCAGCGCCGCCGCCGGTGCCTGGCCGGCCTTCATCAACATCCCGTCCAAGATCGCCCAGGTCGCCGCGGTACGGGCGCTCGCCGCGGAGCGCCGCGCCGAGGACCTGCGGCGCGGCATCCTGCTCGCCGCGGTCTGCCCCGGCATGATCAACACACCCACCTCGGGCCTGTGGTGGGACGTCTCCGGCGCCGCCAGCCCCGCCGAGGCCGCCGTCCCCCTGCTCGACCTGGCCCTGAACCCGCTCGACCCGGCCCACTACGGCGAGCTCGTCCGGTACGGCAAGACCCTGCCCTGGCGCCCCGCCGCGTAGCCGGGCAGGCGCCCGGCCTCCGGTTTCGCGCCTGGTCAGCCGGGTAGTCGGGAGGCGTCACATCGGCGCCCCGTGCCATCACCCCCTTCGGCGACCCCCGGCGCCCGGAACAACCGGCGAGGGTCGTGAGGAGGGGGCCTTGAGCGAGATCCACGGCGTGTGCGAGCCC
This window encodes:
- a CDS encoding GTP-binding protein; its protein translation is MGYAVSEPGTTRAPSALAIKILIAGGFGVGKTTMVGTISEIRPLHTEELLSDRGIGVDDTSGVESKTTTTVALDFGRITIRDGLWLYLFGTPGQDRFWFMWDELALGALGAVVLADTRRLQDCFPAVDYFEQRGIPFVVGVNCFDGARRYEPGKVRRALGLSEHIPIVLCDVRRRASVKEVLTTLVTYAVKGL
- a CDS encoding SDR family NAD(P)-dependent oxidoreductase produces the protein MTNPRVALVTGATQGLGLALVEGLARRLGPAGTVYLTGRDAGRVAGAVAGMPQTGARVLGELLDVADPDAAARLAGVIGERHGGVDLVFGNAVMRVGPDDDPRAVMDEYTQVNNFGTTRLMRAFVPLLRDGGRFLVVASSLGTLHHLAPVLHGRFDRAASLDEVDKQVAAWRDAVEDGSAAAGAWPAFINIPSKIAQVAAVRALAAERRAEDLRRGILLAAVCPGMINTPTSGLWWDVSGAASPAEAAVPLLDLALNPLDPAHYGELVRYGKTLPWRPAA
- a CDS encoding DUF742 domain-containing protein; this translates as MTGEDPGPLIRLYGLTGGRARPQGESFDLVAIVATVTDFPQSGDLLPEHRAVLSLCRRPTPVADVAAHLRLPINITRVILGDLRRDGLVSIERPRPVAQTIDERIYREVLDGLRSL
- a CDS encoding roadblock/LC7 domain-containing protein produces the protein MPDPRSELSWLLDDLIQRVPGIRHAIVLSADGLSMGSSRGLTREDAEHLSAISAGSHSLAMGAGRHFGLGGVRQTIIEMEEGFLFVTAAGQGARLAVLATADAELGMVTYEMALMVKRVGEHLSAHPRGAAPAPAWNGARP
- a CDS encoding LysR family transcriptional regulator, producing MALTDASLTALRVFREVAERGTLTAAATALGYTQSAVSRQIAALERAAGAALLDRRHDGVRLTPAGRIVLRRAAAVVQQVDAGARELAGLPDEPGTVRLGWFASAGADLVPRALAALRATHPAITVNTREGPTPVLVRALRAGTLELALLGSAPPFRPPDTETPALEVLTLSERGLRVAVPAGHPLARGDYLDVADLHGQRWIAGPGSAAAGGAGDSTGMGAWPGLDERPEIAHSARDWLAKLALVAAGCGLTTVPAMLESVVPPGVRVLPVRGGPQEQRRLLLARMPGPMTEAAARLAEALREAALASGDEAAPVRVP
- a CDS encoding sensor histidine kinase, which gives rise to MSSPPPLSTKLLRILLLPLVSMVALWGFIAYSSVAEISTVSQIQNRWESIGSPVLQLIVELQKERQLSAEAPDGTAAYKPLTEQRRVTDNQVKRLREIIATLDSDAVGETPAQVQAMVQSLDGLQSLRASADGGVLAPALTIIEAYNNLIAVANQQFTDRDAMSDASAYQSVRGMTAYSTSAEYLWREHAVLTTTIVQRNMTPTDRAAFVAAMTGRRLALANAERDASPELRAAYDRLVASAPYKRVVSVEDELFSYDTGGPPPLSAAEWRGDAEAVLTQINRDTQAELARAAASGEAQKTAAYWRIGGVLLLGLAMVILSVWLSYRFGRSLIVELRRLQGSAVELAEQRLPRLVERLRRGDDVDPATEAPGLDRAETAEVDRVVHAFSAVRRTAVEAAVGQAALRKGVGQVFLNLARRNQALLHRQLSLLDTMERRVDEPEVLEDLFKLDHLTTRMRRHAENLIILSGSSPARRWRDPVPLFDVVRAAVLEVEDYTRVTVAPMPNAPLLVGAAVTDVIHLVAELVENATVFSPPNTTVQVRGVTAANGMALEVEDRGLGLNDATLRDLNDRLAEVPEFDLADSDRLGLFVVSRLAARHGIKIVLRRSPYDGTTAIVLLPASLLAEAEPLALTAGPAATTGQTTGQTAVQATGPDAVNGRATRPVRGTWFEPGPAQNRTDSVPEPSQALPPEGGPAPLAGTPLSGHPDLEPMIGLGNGSAPFTTSGPPAGWSVTVPPQEADEDLDGLPMRIPQASLAPQLRVDARPERRGTGERSPEELAQLMSSMQRGWQEGRQQAKQEPDMWNRKDDQPDA